In a genomic window of Magnolia sinica isolate HGM2019 chromosome 14, MsV1, whole genome shotgun sequence:
- the LOC131225002 gene encoding uncharacterized protein LOC131225002: MQIQTATDAMMCRGFSITFTGSARSWYWQLKPNSVGSFAELSKLFLTQFISGKKCQKPTTHLFTIKQEPKKSLKDFIARFNEEALQVEDYDDKIALSAMFSSLKEGKFTFSIGKNPPKTLAELVTRAQKYTNVEEFSNCRKNVQAVEPLTKGKRQKNEEPQSSTKKSNDCAPRDHRPSKKLKGRFRSYTPLNTSTEQILLDIRGQKLLNWHVYMKANANHQDKREYYRFHHDHGHNTSDCVNLEDEIETLIRKSHLR; this comes from the coding sequence ATGCAAATCCAGACTGCAACAGATGCGATGATGTGTAGGGGATTCTCTATCACCTTTACTGGATCCGCTCGGAGTTGGTACTGGCAACTCAAACCCAATTCTGTTGGTTCCTTCGCAGAACTCAGCAAATTGTTCCTTACCCAATTTATAAGTGGTAAGAAGTGTCAGAAGCCAACTACTCATTTGTTCACCATCAAGCAAGAGCCTAAAAAGTCGTTGAAGGACTTTATTGCCCGCTTCAACGAGGAAGCATTGCAGGTAGAGGACTACGATGACAAAATTGCGCTCTCTGCCATGTTCAGCAGTCTAAAAGAGGGAAAGTTCACCTTCTCCATTGGAAAGAATCCTCCGAAGACATTGGCAGAGCTCGTCACTAGAGCTCAAAAATACACTAATGTCGAAGAGTTCTCCAACTGCCGTAAAAATGTTCAAGCAGTAGAGCCGCTAACCAAAGGGAAGAGGCAAAAGAATGAAGAACCCCAGTCATCCACCAAGAAGTCAAATGACTGCGCTCCTCGTGATCATCGTCCGAGTAAGAAGCTTAAGGGTCGATTCCGTTCCTACACTCCCCTTAACACATCTACAGAACAAATATTACTGGACATCAGAGGTCAGAAGCTCCTGAATTGGCATGTTTATATGAAGGCCAACGCAAATCATCAAGACAAGCGCGAGTATTATCGATTCCATCATGATCACGGCCACAACACAAGTGACTGTGTAAATCTTGAAGATGAGATCGAGACCCTTATCCGTAAGAGTCATCTGCGCTGA